A stretch of Synechococcus sp. WH 8020 DNA encodes these proteins:
- a CDS encoding FdhF/YdeP family oxidoreductase, with protein sequence MAQPMDVDPSHLPMDGIKRGGGWSVITGWGRATISRRGKRLWQTLNHKSACLSCAWGTGGQNGGFRDELGEPLQRCIKSVEAIRAELQPAVPRHVFKRRSVVELQQLDSSSCDRLGRLEHPLIQRSGCDFYEPIQWDEVYALLAEAFKTSSPERVASYSSGRSSNEAAYLLQLLMRARGSNNLADCSDLCHAPSSVGLTRVFGSGTSNVSLESLRQADGVVLVGSNAPANHPRLMNELIRLRERGGTVVVINPVVEGGLLKFGSPAFPIRSLLLSSEIASLYLQPIPGSDTAVFLGFQKAWLESGAIAWDFVKSHSDGWEALQDQLMSTSWESITQCCGLSREELECTAARLANCRSVVFAWAMGITHHSNGTTNVQAIANSAVLSGNVGRPGAGTMPIRGHSNVQGFGSMGVSVRLREPMRLALEALLKRPLSRTPGFHARDLIEAADRGEVDALLCLGGNLFGANPDSTQARRALGRIDTIAYLATKPNQGHFHGLGARQTLLLPVFNRFETPHRTTVESGNNWVRFNEPGSTHLKRANLASEVEFLAELAHRIFGDDPIHWKRLQDPIYVRELIAKTVPGYEGMAGIDATNREFQVSGRVFPVPRFSTPNGRAQLTPTPLPELTLPDVDHFGGLADGERGFVLNLITARSHGQHNTVVYKAADRYRGMPHRQTLLINPEDLQKFGFVAHDQVTVQGEAGTLQQIELIPGSIRQGCGLMFFPEANVLMRGVSDQACGTPAFKRVPVLIRAQVRANDN encoded by the coding sequence ATGGCTCAACCGATGGATGTCGACCCCAGTCATTTGCCAATGGACGGCATCAAGAGAGGTGGCGGTTGGTCTGTGATCACTGGTTGGGGCCGGGCAACGATCAGCCGCAGGGGCAAAAGGCTCTGGCAAACCTTGAATCACAAGAGCGCTTGTTTGTCTTGTGCGTGGGGTACTGGTGGCCAGAACGGTGGTTTTCGCGATGAGCTCGGGGAGCCGCTCCAGCGTTGCATCAAAAGCGTGGAAGCGATCCGGGCCGAACTGCAGCCGGCTGTTCCCCGCCATGTGTTCAAGCGTCGCAGTGTGGTGGAGCTGCAGCAGTTGGATTCATCCTCTTGTGACCGGTTAGGTCGTCTGGAACACCCTCTGATTCAGCGCTCGGGATGCGACTTCTACGAACCGATCCAGTGGGACGAGGTGTATGCCCTTCTTGCTGAGGCCTTCAAGACCTCGTCTCCTGAGCGCGTGGCTTCCTACAGCTCGGGGCGCTCTTCCAATGAAGCGGCGTATCTACTCCAGTTGCTGATGCGGGCCCGAGGTTCAAACAACCTCGCTGATTGCTCAGATCTTTGCCATGCCCCATCCAGTGTTGGGCTCACTCGCGTGTTCGGAAGTGGCACCTCCAATGTGAGCTTGGAGAGTTTGCGTCAAGCCGATGGTGTGGTGCTTGTGGGTTCCAACGCTCCTGCCAATCATCCCCGCTTGATGAATGAATTGATTCGGCTCCGGGAACGAGGGGGCACGGTGGTGGTGATCAATCCCGTTGTTGAGGGGGGTCTGCTCAAGTTTGGTTCCCCTGCCTTCCCGATCCGTTCGTTATTGCTAAGCAGTGAGATCGCGTCTCTTTATTTGCAACCGATTCCGGGATCCGATACGGCCGTCTTCCTCGGGTTTCAAAAGGCCTGGTTGGAGAGTGGCGCTATCGCATGGGACTTTGTGAAGTCGCATAGCGACGGCTGGGAGGCCTTGCAAGACCAACTGATGTCTACGAGCTGGGAGTCGATCACCCAATGCTGTGGCCTCAGTCGCGAAGAATTGGAGTGCACTGCTGCCCGTTTGGCGAATTGCCGCTCTGTGGTGTTCGCTTGGGCGATGGGGATCACGCATCACTCCAATGGAACCACCAATGTTCAGGCGATTGCTAACTCAGCGGTTTTAAGCGGAAATGTTGGCCGCCCTGGGGCGGGAACGATGCCAATCCGTGGACATTCCAACGTGCAGGGTTTTGGCTCGATGGGGGTGTCAGTTCGCTTGCGCGAACCGATGCGACTGGCCCTTGAGGCCTTGCTCAAACGCCCCTTGAGCCGCACCCCTGGTTTTCACGCCAGGGATCTGATTGAGGCTGCAGATCGTGGTGAGGTAGATGCACTGCTCTGTCTTGGCGGGAATCTGTTTGGTGCCAATCCGGACAGCACCCAGGCACGTCGCGCACTCGGGCGGATTGACACCATCGCCTATCTCGCGACCAAACCCAATCAGGGCCATTTTCATGGGCTTGGTGCTCGCCAGACCTTGCTCCTCCCGGTCTTTAATCGTTTTGAGACGCCCCATCGCACAACTGTCGAGTCGGGGAATAACTGGGTTCGATTCAATGAGCCTGGAAGCACTCATTTAAAACGAGCCAATCTGGCCAGCGAAGTGGAATTTTTGGCTGAGTTAGCGCATCGCATCTTTGGTGATGATCCGATCCACTGGAAACGTCTTCAGGATCCGATTTATGTGCGTGAATTAATTGCCAAGACGGTGCCAGGATATGAGGGAATGGCGGGTATTGATGCCACCAATCGCGAGTTCCAAGTGAGTGGCAGGGTGTTTCCAGTGCCCCGTTTTTCCACCCCAAACGGACGGGCTCAGCTCACGCCAACGCCGTTGCCAGAATTGACTCTTCCTGATGTGGATCACTTTGGTGGTTTGGCCGATGGTGAGCGGGGTTTTGTGCTCAATCTCATCACTGCCCGCAGCCATGGGCAGCACAATACGGTTGTGTATAAGGCAGCTGATCGGTATCGCGGCATGCCCCACCGACAAACACTACTGATTAACCCTGAGGATTTGCAGAAGTTTGGTTTTGTAGCTCACGATCAAGTCACGGTTCAGGGTGAAGCAGGGACCCTTCAGCAGATTGAATTAATCCCAGGATCGATCAGGCAGGGGTGCGGACTGATGTTTTTCCCGGAAGCCAATGTCTTGATGCGTGGGGTATCTGATCAGGCCTGTGGAACGCCGGCTTTTAAACGCGTTCCTGTTCTGATCCGTGCACAAGTTCGTGCAAACGACAATTGA
- a CDS encoding NAD(P)/FAD-dependent oxidoreductase: MTSPTDLFQDWLVRFDSLLQSGDPTAVMPLFAPDCFWRDLVAFTWNLTTEEGPAAIEAMLHERLADVAPKDFRIVGVPQDVDGVLDGWFCFQTRVARCRGHVRLRQGRIWTLLTAMDALKGHEQQVREHRQRGAEFGVDRQRLSWAERREAEQQSLGVTEQPDVVIVGGGQAGLTLAARLRHLEVPTLVLEKLARPGDQWRRRYKTLCLHDPVQYCKFPYLPFPEGWPLFAPKDRLADWMEAYVNLMGLHVWCGSPAHSASFDPDQDRWLVHTERDGQSVELRPRHLVMALGVAGYPNLPEIPGADSFIGEQHHSSTHPGPDAYRGKRCVVVGSNNSAHDIASALWKVGAAEVTMLQRSSTMIAPVPALEKFGAWSIYSDEAIQQGITPEQSDMTMASIPYKLLPKWQKPIYDAMRVEYADFYTRLERAGFLLDFGSDDTGVFMKFLRRGSGYYMDVGASELVADGRIKLRSGVEIERFTPETVVLNDGSILEADLVVYATGYGSMNRFLEDLISPEVAAKVGKVWGLGSDTPKDPGPWEGELRNMWKPTQVENLWIHGGNLHLCRHYSLYLALQLKARLVGLETPVYRRSPSFHRS, from the coding sequence ATGACTTCTCCCACGGACTTGTTTCAGGACTGGTTGGTCAGATTCGATTCTTTGCTTCAGTCAGGCGACCCTACAGCCGTGATGCCGTTATTTGCTCCGGATTGCTTCTGGCGTGATTTGGTTGCATTTACTTGGAATTTAACGACAGAAGAAGGGCCTGCCGCCATCGAAGCAATGCTGCATGAACGCTTGGCTGACGTGGCGCCGAAAGATTTCCGGATCGTTGGAGTTCCTCAGGACGTTGATGGTGTTTTAGACGGTTGGTTTTGCTTTCAAACCCGTGTGGCTCGCTGTCGAGGTCATGTCCGCCTGCGTCAGGGAAGGATTTGGACGCTTCTCACAGCGATGGATGCTCTCAAGGGGCACGAACAACAGGTTCGCGAACATCGGCAGCGCGGTGCTGAATTTGGCGTTGATCGCCAGCGTTTGTCATGGGCGGAGCGTCGTGAAGCAGAGCAGCAGTCTTTGGGGGTCACGGAACAGCCGGATGTCGTCATCGTTGGCGGCGGTCAGGCCGGTCTAACCCTTGCCGCTCGCCTTCGGCATCTGGAGGTGCCCACCCTGGTGCTGGAGAAGTTGGCCAGACCTGGCGATCAATGGCGCCGTCGCTACAAAACCCTTTGTTTGCATGACCCCGTTCAGTACTGCAAATTCCCTTATTTGCCCTTCCCTGAAGGATGGCCCCTCTTTGCTCCCAAGGATCGGCTTGCCGACTGGATGGAGGCCTACGTCAACTTGATGGGACTGCACGTCTGGTGTGGTTCGCCAGCCCATAGCGCGAGCTTTGATCCCGACCAGGATCGTTGGTTGGTACATACAGAGCGTGACGGCCAGTCGGTGGAGCTGCGACCCCGCCACCTGGTGATGGCTTTGGGAGTTGCGGGCTATCCGAACCTGCCTGAGATTCCTGGTGCTGACAGTTTTATTGGAGAGCAGCACCACTCCAGCACCCATCCCGGACCTGACGCTTATCGCGGCAAGCGCTGCGTGGTTGTGGGCTCAAATAACTCGGCCCATGACATTGCCTCAGCTCTATGGAAGGTCGGAGCGGCAGAGGTGACGATGTTGCAACGCAGTTCGACGATGATTGCGCCGGTGCCGGCGCTAGAAAAATTTGGTGCTTGGTCTATTTATTCAGATGAAGCAATACAGCAGGGCATCACACCTGAGCAGTCGGATATGACGATGGCTTCGATCCCCTACAAGCTTCTACCGAAGTGGCAGAAGCCAATTTATGACGCGATGCGCGTTGAATATGCAGACTTCTATACCCGGTTAGAACGGGCCGGTTTTTTACTTGATTTCGGGTCTGACGATACTGGTGTGTTCATGAAATTTCTGCGCAGAGGCTCTGGTTATTACATGGATGTGGGTGCTTCGGAGCTTGTGGCGGATGGTCGCATCAAGCTCCGTAGTGGGGTCGAAATCGAACGCTTCACTCCTGAAACAGTGGTGCTCAACGACGGAAGCATTTTGGAGGCTGATCTGGTGGTGTACGCCACTGGTTATGGCTCCATGAATCGTTTCTTGGAGGATCTCATCTCACCCGAAGTGGCAGCGAAGGTAGGCAAGGTTTGGGGGCTTGGTTCTGATACCCCGAAGGACCCCGGCCCCTGGGAAGGTGAGCTTCGCAACATGTGGAAGCCCACTCAAGTGGAGAACCTTTGGATTCATGGGGGCAACTTGCATTTGTGCCGTCACTACTCGCTTTATTTGGCGCTACAGCTCAAAGCCCGCTTAGTTGGTCTTGAGACTCCGGTTTATCGTCGATCACCTAGTTTTCATCGCTCATGA
- a CDS encoding DUF3136 domain-containing protein: MTKTIKSKTIADLESGFPSYCKALRRLVEAGSSLEKVKRTICWDCLQRLHSSLPNIYHSPEYLFYKYIRTRLILKEV; this comes from the coding sequence ATGACTAAGACCATCAAGTCAAAAACCATTGCAGATCTGGAAAGCGGTTTCCCCTCCTACTGCAAAGCCTTAAGACGGTTGGTTGAGGCGGGCAGCAGTCTTGAAAAAGTTAAACGAACAATATGCTGGGATTGCCTTCAGCGTTTGCACTCTTCACTCCCTAATATTTATCACTCTCCTGAATATCTCTTTTATAAGTATATTCGTACGAGATTGATACTCAAGGAAGTTTAG
- the pstS gene encoding phosphate ABC transporter substrate-binding protein PstS produces MNSFKKLSIATILVAFGAGVSTHSAPRLTGAGASFPAKIYTRWLADLANSGGPQVNYQSVGSGSGRRQFMANTVDFGASDDPMKKKDMAKVKRGVVQIPMVGGTIAFGYNKPGCNLKLTQTQAVRVAIGKITNWKDLGCAAGPITWVHRSDGSGTTKAFTNSMQAFSPEWKLGTGKSVKWPGKNSVGAKGNEGVSAVIQNKVGAIGYVNQSYIRGKVVAAALQNKSGEYLKPSVSAGAKALNGISLDKDLAGKNPNPSAKGAYPIATLTWVLAYKTGNGAKAKTVQDTLNYMLSSKAQKVAPSLGFVPLKGNILAKSKAAVKKIGK; encoded by the coding sequence ATGAACTCATTCAAGAAGCTTTCAATTGCCACTATTTTAGTTGCATTTGGAGCTGGAGTCTCTACACATTCAGCTCCTCGACTAACAGGAGCTGGGGCTTCATTCCCAGCAAAGATCTACACCCGCTGGCTTGCAGACCTAGCCAACTCTGGGGGACCACAGGTCAACTACCAGTCCGTCGGTTCTGGTTCTGGTCGCCGTCAGTTCATGGCAAACACAGTTGATTTCGGTGCATCGGACGATCCGATGAAAAAGAAGGACATGGCCAAGGTGAAGCGCGGCGTCGTCCAAATCCCCATGGTTGGTGGCACGATTGCGTTCGGCTACAACAAGCCTGGCTGCAACCTGAAGCTGACTCAAACTCAGGCCGTGCGTGTCGCGATAGGCAAGATCACTAACTGGAAGGATCTTGGTTGTGCCGCTGGCCCCATTACCTGGGTGCATCGTTCAGACGGCTCTGGCACCACCAAAGCCTTCACAAACTCCATGCAGGCTTTTTCTCCTGAATGGAAATTAGGAACGGGTAAGTCTGTGAAGTGGCCTGGCAAGAATTCTGTCGGAGCCAAAGGAAACGAAGGTGTCTCAGCTGTGATTCAAAATAAAGTTGGAGCGATTGGTTACGTTAACCAGTCCTATATCAGGGGAAAAGTTGTCGCTGCAGCACTACAGAACAAATCTGGTGAATACCTGAAGCCATCAGTTTCAGCTGGAGCCAAGGCACTGAATGGGATCTCTCTCGACAAAGACTTGGCAGGTAAAAACCCCAATCCATCCGCAAAAGGCGCATACCCCATTGCAACCTTGACATGGGTCCTGGCTTATAAAACTGGTAACGGTGCCAAGGCCAAGACGGTTCAAGATACTTTGAACTACATGCTGAGCAGCAAAGCACAGAAAGTTGCGCCCTCTCTTGGTTTTGTTCCATTGAAGGGCAACATCTTGGCGAAGTCCAAAGCTGCGGTGAAAAAGATCGGCAAATAA
- the chrA gene encoding chromate efflux transporter, protein MSALLEVFLQFFALGCTSFGGPVAHLGYFHERFVLRERWLTADAYTELVALCQLLPGPSSSQVGMGIGLIRAGWLGGLAAWFGFTLPSAVLMVVAAAFLSSQPNWLGDGWIHGLLVAAVAVVAQAILSLQQALAPDRERATLMALSAVLILIVPHAWGQLLALLIGSLAGLVVLSPPEQASMQSNRLDVPLRRSLALALLGCLLVALLALPWLSASDRPLVVQQLSGFVRTGALIFGGGHLVLPLLEQSLVPHGWIGLEHFLAGYGFAQAVPGPMFSFAAFLGFDLQAGLHGLVGAMAALIALFAPAFLLIGGILPVWSDLGRLSAMRRALKGMNAAVVGILLAAFFQPVWQTAIRGGTEFSLAITAFLLLVCWRQPAWRVVLFCALVGGMIFS, encoded by the coding sequence ATGTCTGCCTTACTGGAGGTATTCCTTCAGTTTTTTGCCTTGGGATGCACATCGTTTGGAGGTCCTGTAGCCCACCTTGGCTACTTTCATGAACGCTTTGTGCTGCGCGAACGTTGGCTCACGGCTGATGCCTACACCGAACTCGTCGCGCTGTGTCAATTGCTGCCAGGGCCATCGAGTTCCCAAGTTGGGATGGGCATTGGCTTGATCAGGGCTGGATGGTTGGGAGGGCTAGCGGCCTGGTTTGGCTTCACGTTGCCCTCAGCGGTGTTGATGGTTGTAGCCGCAGCCTTTCTCTCGTCTCAACCCAACTGGTTAGGCGATGGCTGGATCCATGGCCTGCTGGTGGCAGCGGTGGCAGTTGTGGCCCAGGCGATTCTTTCGCTCCAGCAGGCACTCGCCCCAGATCGGGAGCGAGCCACCTTGATGGCTTTGTCTGCAGTTCTGATTCTGATCGTCCCTCATGCCTGGGGGCAACTGCTGGCCTTGTTGATTGGCAGTCTGGCGGGCCTTGTGGTCCTTTCTCCTCCAGAGCAGGCGTCCATGCAGTCGAACCGTCTTGACGTTCCGCTCAGGCGGTCGCTTGCTTTGGCGTTGTTGGGATGTCTGTTGGTGGCGTTGCTAGCTCTGCCTTGGCTTTCGGCATCGGATAGGCCTCTCGTTGTTCAGCAGCTCAGTGGATTTGTCCGGACCGGTGCGCTGATCTTCGGGGGTGGGCACCTGGTGCTGCCCCTCTTGGAGCAGTCCCTTGTTCCCCACGGTTGGATCGGGCTTGAACACTTTTTAGCGGGGTATGGGTTTGCACAAGCCGTACCGGGGCCGATGTTCAGCTTTGCGGCATTCCTGGGCTTTGACCTACAGGCCGGGCTTCACGGCCTCGTTGGCGCCATGGCGGCACTCATCGCTTTGTTCGCTCCAGCATTTCTATTGATCGGAGGCATCTTGCCCGTCTGGAGTGACCTTGGCCGCCTCTCTGCGATGCGTCGGGCCTTAAAAGGGATGAATGCAGCGGTGGTTGGAATTCTGTTGGCAGCATTCTTTCAACCTGTCTGGCAGACAGCAATTCGTGGTGGCACTGAGTTCAGCCTTGCCATCACTGCCTTTCTGCTGTTGGTCTGTTGGAGGCAACCGGCATGGAGAGTTGTGCTGTTTTGTGCCTTGGTGGGCGGGATGATCTTCTCTTGA
- a CDS encoding putative bifunctional diguanylate cyclase/phosphodiesterase — translation MLELVMDELLDGILVINCSSKKVSYFNNKFASMWGIPHHILASNDDQTLLNHVKTKISYPEEFLKPIQSLYKNDENWQDEIRFKDGRTLLRKSISIPGTNTLKSRVWIFKDITNEKSVFIDSLTGCLNRKAWDSLGNEHGEKINHSIQYCVAVIDLNDFKSINDDFGHEAGDRVLKRLGATLKRLIRNKQDKVFRTGGDEFCILLESTTDISSSIATRLSNELIAAGINAATGVYMSNQEGGIIEAFRKADERMLSRKKTQKHLHNSLIHPSHLVSTRKTKTDEEIEILANLSVAIKKGELKLAFQPIFNRSNQIAWIEVLCRWKHEGQDIPPNVFIPLSESTGHIHRIWDWALEESIKTVHRWKQNSQYTSISINFSAVQVEYYKNTGFSYPDQIKRICYQYNVSPKCIKIELTETSLLTDLDKAKELFNELSEMGIDICIDDYGTGFSSLSIMQALPIKCIKIDGSFVNGVPHNLSNTAISKGTISMAHELGIEVCAECIENADQIQFLESYGCDYFQGYFKSKPLSAEEMAKCIETHLN, via the coding sequence GTGCTTGAGCTTGTTATGGATGAGCTCTTGGATGGAATATTGGTAATAAACTGTTCCAGCAAAAAAGTGTCTTATTTTAACAATAAATTCGCAAGCATGTGGGGAATACCTCACCATATTTTAGCAAGCAATGACGATCAGACACTTTTAAATCATGTCAAAACAAAGATTTCATATCCAGAAGAATTCTTAAAGCCGATTCAATCACTTTACAAAAACGATGAAAACTGGCAAGATGAAATAAGGTTCAAGGACGGTCGCACACTTCTCAGGAAAAGTATTAGCATACCAGGCACAAATACACTAAAATCACGTGTATGGATTTTTAAAGATATAACGAATGAGAAAAGTGTTTTCATTGACAGTCTGACTGGATGCTTGAATCGAAAAGCATGGGATTCACTTGGAAATGAACATGGAGAAAAGATTAATCATTCAATTCAGTATTGTGTGGCCGTTATCGACCTTAACGACTTTAAAAGCATTAATGATGATTTTGGGCACGAAGCTGGTGATCGAGTTCTCAAAAGACTAGGAGCAACTTTAAAACGCCTAATTAGAAACAAGCAGGACAAAGTGTTTAGAACTGGAGGTGATGAATTCTGCATTTTACTTGAATCAACCACCGATATATCTAGTAGCATAGCAACTCGCCTATCTAACGAACTTATTGCGGCAGGAATTAACGCAGCTACTGGTGTATACATGTCAAATCAGGAAGGAGGAATTATCGAGGCATTTAGAAAGGCTGATGAAAGAATGTTATCTAGAAAAAAGACACAAAAACATCTGCATAATAGCCTTATCCATCCATCTCATCTAGTCTCCACAAGAAAGACTAAAACCGATGAGGAGATAGAAATCCTGGCGAACCTTTCGGTTGCAATAAAAAAGGGAGAGCTTAAACTTGCATTTCAACCGATATTTAACAGATCCAATCAAATAGCCTGGATAGAAGTATTATGCCGCTGGAAGCATGAAGGCCAAGATATTCCCCCTAATGTCTTCATCCCTTTGTCAGAATCTACAGGACACATTCACCGCATCTGGGATTGGGCACTGGAAGAATCAATCAAAACAGTTCACAGATGGAAGCAAAACTCTCAATATACTTCTATATCAATAAATTTTTCAGCTGTTCAAGTTGAATACTATAAAAACACAGGCTTTTCATACCCTGATCAAATCAAGAGAATATGCTATCAATATAATGTGTCCCCAAAGTGTATAAAAATTGAGCTTACCGAAACATCTCTATTAACTGACTTAGACAAAGCAAAGGAATTATTTAATGAACTGTCGGAAATGGGTATCGATATTTGTATTGATGATTATGGTACAGGCTTTTCATCATTATCTATCATGCAGGCATTGCCTATTAAGTGCATCAAAATAGATGGTAGCTTCGTTAATGGCGTGCCACATAATTTGTCAAATACTGCGATTTCTAAGGGGACTATTTCTATGGCACACGAGCTAGGCATAGAAGTCTGCGCTGAATGCATTGAAAATGCTGATCAAATTCAGTTCTTGGAGTCATATGGTTGCGATTATTTTCAAGGTTACTTTAAATCAAAGCCTTTATCCGCTGAAGAGATGGCAAAGTGTATTGAGACGCACCTAAATTAA
- a CDS encoding ABC transporter substrate-binding protein yields the protein MTDQSEVVRSYLRGDLDIVQLTTVDILDICSKQPKKCPVIVLVLDESVGGDQIMSLKIKSVSDLLGAKVAVAANSFGPFVLEQALKSIDLSIDDVSMMPMLVSEMPRALYDRKIDAAVLYPPNSEKVRSIGGKTIFDSSEIPGQILDVLAVSPSAYSSRAEDVSVIVSGWFKAHQYALNNEVSSIAFMASSLNLSPDEFKQLLKGIAFYPKVHKQSKLMQTQGIVELNIENVRQSMQNLNFISLDTPSPKITDRFLP from the coding sequence TTGACGGATCAATCTGAAGTGGTACGGTCTTATTTACGAGGCGATCTTGATATTGTTCAACTGACTACTGTTGATATTCTTGATATTTGCTCAAAACAGCCAAAGAAATGTCCTGTCATTGTATTGGTATTGGATGAATCGGTCGGTGGAGATCAGATTATGTCCTTGAAAATTAAATCTGTCTCCGATCTGCTAGGTGCAAAAGTTGCGGTAGCAGCTAATTCATTTGGACCATTTGTTTTGGAACAGGCATTGAAATCTATCGACCTTTCAATCGATGATGTAAGTATGATGCCCATGTTAGTTTCTGAGATGCCAAGGGCTCTCTATGATCGTAAGATCGATGCTGCAGTTCTATATCCTCCCAATAGTGAAAAAGTGAGGTCCATTGGGGGCAAAACTATTTTCGATAGCTCTGAAATACCTGGTCAGATTTTAGATGTACTTGCTGTTTCACCATCTGCTTATTCATCGCGGGCTGAGGATGTTTCCGTAATCGTCTCTGGTTGGTTCAAGGCTCATCAATATGCATTGAATAATGAAGTATCTTCCATTGCCTTTATGGCTTCAAGCCTGAATCTATCGCCCGATGAGTTCAAGCAATTATTGAAAGGGATTGCCTTTTATCCAAAAGTCCATAAGCAAAGTAAGTTAATGCAGACTCAAGGCATTGTCGAATTAAATATTGAGAATGTAAGGCAGTCAATGCAAAATTTGAATTTCATTTCGTTAGATACGCCATCTCCAAAAATTACCGATCGTTTCTTGCCATGA
- a CDS encoding GGDEF domain-containing protein, with protein MIEAFTSLSSQSSKKQLNSILLEETQVTYLVAKLGEIDHIKEDFLLSTNDSDDSTREFILRLQEHLLSLSYEFKVGWMRRTDDALPPLITKEFDSAQMRILRAQRVVSTLLKNSTLTRDDALDVLRGYPLKDLRLAHDNLLASNNDLNLLSQDLEREIRRTELNYEILLIITVIIASCVAMLSSYLVYKRKIVKPLESIFSITSAVPILNTAGDTSEGLADLQVVEKELQSSDNGVLEIRMLRQMVSGLLNRLVLSCMALNDLSMTDPLCQIGNRRSLDIYGAKAWKQAVRTVSPIAILMIDVDHFKQFNDVYGHTTGDQVLVSIASCIAKALRRPLDDCFRYGGEEFLILMYDVSAENFDHFCHELRASVENLSIEHLGAEAGRITISCGGCYVFNPCSLSLDDAIQRADQELYRSKRQGRNQVSIYSLERPWFVKPPNNSVNI; from the coding sequence TTGATTGAAGCTTTCACATCGCTCTCTTCTCAAAGTTCTAAAAAACAGCTTAACTCTATTCTTCTTGAAGAAACTCAAGTTACATATCTTGTTGCCAAACTGGGAGAAATTGACCATATCAAGGAAGATTTTTTGTTATCCACTAACGACTCAGACGACTCTACGCGTGAGTTTATTTTGCGTTTACAGGAACATTTATTGAGCCTTTCTTATGAATTCAAGGTTGGTTGGATGAGGCGAACTGATGATGCTTTACCTCCCCTTATCACCAAAGAATTTGATTCAGCTCAAATGCGTATTTTACGTGCACAACGTGTTGTTTCTACGCTTCTTAAGAATAGTACGCTGACCAGAGATGATGCACTTGATGTTTTACGTGGATACCCATTAAAGGATCTTCGTCTCGCTCACGACAATCTTTTAGCCTCCAACAATGATCTCAATTTACTGAGTCAGGATCTGGAGCGAGAGATTAGGCGCACTGAGTTAAACTACGAAATACTACTCATTATTACCGTCATTATTGCATCTTGTGTGGCAATGTTGTCATCTTATCTTGTGTATAAGCGTAAAATCGTAAAGCCTTTGGAGTCAATTTTTTCGATCACTTCAGCAGTTCCTATTCTGAATACAGCAGGTGATACCTCTGAGGGTCTTGCTGATCTTCAAGTTGTGGAGAAGGAACTTCAATCTTCTGACAATGGAGTCCTTGAAATCAGGATGTTGCGTCAGATGGTGTCTGGCCTTCTGAACCGTCTGGTTCTTTCCTGTATGGCGCTGAATGATCTCTCGATGACCGATCCGTTATGTCAGATTGGTAATCGTAGGTCTCTGGATATTTATGGGGCAAAGGCCTGGAAGCAGGCAGTGCGAACAGTTAGCCCAATAGCTATCTTGATGATTGATGTTGACCATTTTAAACAGTTCAATGATGTTTATGGTCATACGACCGGCGACCAGGTTTTGGTCTCTATAGCTAGTTGTATTGCTAAAGCATTACGACGGCCCTTGGATGATTGCTTTCGCTATGGAGGGGAAGAGTTTTTGATCCTCATGTATGACGTTTCTGCTGAAAATTTTGATCACTTTTGTCATGAGCTTCGTGCTTCTGTTGAAAATCTTTCGATTGAGCATCTAGGTGCAGAGGCTGGTCGAATCACAATCAGCTGCGGTGGTTGTTATGTCTTCAACCCTTGCTCTTTATCACTTGATGATGCGATTCAACGCGCTGATCAAGAGCTTTATCGCTCTAAAAGGCAGGGCCGCAATCAGGTTTCCATCTATTCGCTTGAGCGACCTTGGTTCGTGAAACCACCAAACAATTCAGTTAATATCTGA